The Plutella xylostella chromosome 21, ilPluXylo3.1, whole genome shotgun sequence DNA window attaaaaaaattataaaaccgacttcaaaaaaccactaaaatgtaagaaataattaagttggtgccatatttcttcagattactttgtcaccgcaccaacatcaaaagagaacagttcctgcttaggtatatttgtactgtcacatacgagtagaatttgtgtaaaccttaaattattgacaagtattgtttttgatgggatctcatttctttttgtattttgtagacagttctacttttttttcttttcggtaccttctaggtacgtaggtgcgttaacttagtttggtaggtacctacctacataaatcgcaAACTTCCTCCTGCCTGCatggttattgaaaatttactcttctagttttattcacaacgaagttacagggggtcgaaaatggcctgaattgcttcgagaacaggatggtacggccgtgccacttttttgctcgacttggtgggggcactgccgtacCTCCAGATTATCTCAAGGGTCTCCCGTTAATTAATGGTGCAACCTTTTAAAGTTCGCCAGTTGGCAGTGGATTTTAACAGTCATATTTTATGACGTAATCAAACTTACAGCCACAATTTTCAGCACGGGTTCACAGTGAAGACGATATACTATCCAGAATAAGTCCGCAGAACTGTTCCTAGTATGATAGTGTATTTGTTCTCGCGAGTGCTACTTCGCTCCACTTTACATTCGCTTGCAAGTCTTATTCATGTATTTACTTAAAGTTTGGTAAAGTTACCCgtttggtaggtatttatttaatattaaggAGCTGTGGAGATTTTACAGGCTCTGGCAATTTGAAATGTTGATGTATATAATCTGATGATAGTAATGCTATTTGAAGACCTATACAATATCATTCCGCGCCGTTCGTTCATTCCGCGCCGTTCGTTCAAGCCTAACACACGCCTCTCGCTGCGCGTCGATCTGCGATTACGTGTTACTCAAATTTTTGTAAACATGCCGGTTTGTGGAAGTTGTGAGGAAGACGTCACCGATGCAATCCTTTGCACCGTATGTGATAAGCATTACGACTTCGGCTGTGCCGGAATAACAGAAGCTAAATACCGGAGATTAGGCGAGCGTAAGAAGAAAGAGTGGAGCTGCCACACCTGTAACTTCAATGCGCCCACCACAGACGCCCCGCTGCCCTCAACATCTTCAACATCGACTCCGCCTACCTTGGAGATGGTCATGCAGCGTCTCGACAGTCTATCACTGCAACTGGCCCCGCTCAAGAGTCTCGAGGTCATCAAGAGTGATATATCTAAGTTGAAGACATCGACGAATAATATAGCGAAGCGAATTGACTCCCTTGAAGCTCGTGTCACCAAAGTCGAAGATACACAGCCGGAAACAGGTCTGTTGAACAACAAGATTCTCCAACTTGAATCCGCCTTAGAGTTGAAGGACCAGTGGCTGCGCGCTAACAATTGCGAAATAAAAGGAATCCCACAAAAGCATGGTGAGAATCTTTTCGATTTCCTATTCAAAGTTGGGCAAACCATATCATATCCCGTGAGCAAGGAGAAGATAAATTTCATAGCCCGAGTTCCAGCTCGTGACGGCGGTAAGACGTCTGTTAAGCCAATTATAGTCTCGTTCACGAACAGATATGACAAAGAGAACTTTGTAGCTGCTGGACGAGCCATGAAAGGACTTAATCTGTCATCCATAGGGCTGCAAGGATCGAACACCATCTACATTAATGACCACCTCACAGCGCAGCAAAAGCAGCTACTTGGATCCGCGAAGTCCTTAGCAAAGGAAAAGGATTTTCAGTTCATCTGGGTGAGCCACGGAAAAATCCTTGCCCGCCGGAATCCTGCATCCCCGGTTATTCAGATCAAGACTCAAAACGATCTAACCAaaataaactaatattatattatgacgTAGCATCTAGTTACCTTAACTTAACTGTCGTAGTTACGTCTGTGTGCTTTTGTCTACTTTACATGTTGTTGAACCAGTTTCCAGTTGTAATTGCCGCTTATGAATTGATGCCACTTACTAAACTAAACGTTATTACAATATACACACCGCTTATTTTTCATTATCGCTATTCGATGCTACTGCTGTTGTTTACCTGCCTCGGTATTCATCCTTATCTATATGCCTACTTATTCGCCTCGCAAATGTTTGAGTCATTCGTTGATATATATTTAGCCGtgcattttttaataaactatacgcttgaaataattaataactgcCAGCTTATGTTGTTACTTGTACTTAcaaataggtataagtatagtGTTTACCCAAGCAGATTATTTGAGTTAATTTCGTTGAACTTAGGTACTTTTCGCGCTTGCGCAGCCACCTATCTATCACTCGTTTATTCGTCACTATATctgtatacctataataatccATTTAGATTCGCACAATTAGTTACTATTATTACTCATTCTAATGTCGAACTTTAGAGTGTACTACCAGAACGCCCGCGGACTTAGGACTAAGACAGACACTTTTAAACGTAATGTTGCGCTAAACGATTATGATGTAATTACCATAACTGAGACATGGTTATTGGACGGCATTATGAACAGTGAGCTATTCGATGATCGGTACTGCGTATGGCGTAGGGACAGAGACTATGCTCGTACTAAGCAGTCTCGAGGCGGGGGCGTACTGATAGCGGCCAAGCGCACTCTCCAGCTGCACTGTAATGAGAACTGGAAATCCACCGCCGAAGATATCTGGGTAACTATAACTATTCCACGCTGGGGTAAACTGCCCTCATACAAACTACACCTTTGCACTTTATACCTATGCTCAGAAAACAATGGCCTAAACTTTAACATTCAATTACGAAACTTTATTAGTAATATAAACACTATCATAACTAACTCCGAAGGTGACAAATTTATGTTGTTGGGAGATTTCAATATGAGTAGCATCACCTGGGAAGCTGCGGATATTGGCTTCATAGCCACTGATGTAACTAGCGATCATGTTGCAGACTTTGTTGACTCACTCAATATTCTTAACCTAACTCAATACAACGGTATAGTCAACAACTTTGACAGGATCCTTGACCTGATCTTATGCAACGACTATATTTCTGTGTATGCTTGCGTAGACCCCCTAGTTTCAGAAGACCCATACCACAGGGCACTTTGCATAAATGTCtcgtttattaattttaagcCACTAATTGAAAAACCACGTAAAGTGTATTCTTACCATCGGGGTGACTATGACGCTGTTTGCTCAGGGATCTCTGAAATTAATTGGTCACAGCAATTAATGCTGAATAATATAGACGACGCCTTAGAAATTTTCTACAACATCATCTATGATCTCCGAGATAAGTATATCCCATTACGTTCTGCATCCAAAAATAACTATCCTCCATGGTACAGTACCCCtcttataaaaattattaaagaaaaatataaatttcaccgcaaatataaaatatacggTAATATTAGCGATAATTTATCTTACAAACTTCTTCGTGATAGAGCAGTAAAAATGGAGAAAGAATGTCACGATACCTACATATCTCGTATGGAAGAATCCATAGCAGTCAACCCGAAAATGTTTTGGTCTTATCTTAAACAAAACCGTACTAATAGCGCTCTTCCCGCCTCCATGTCATATGCAGGTACCATCGCATCATCAGGCGAAGCAATCAGCGAACTCTTCTCTAGGTTCTTCCACTCCACGTTTCTTAGTGGTGGTTCTAATACCCCAGCTTCCGATACTAAAGTTCATCACTCATCCAGTGACATCTTCACTATTGAAATTAACCAACCAGAAGTCGAAAGATTACTTGGGACTCTCGACATTAGTAAATCGGCAGGTCCAGATATGCTTCCcgcaatattttttgtcaagtGTGCTAAGGAAATAAGTGTACCTTTATCCCTACTGTTCAAAAAAAGCATCGACGAAGGTGTAATGCCGCACAAATGGAAGTCCGCATTTATTACTCCCATTCACAAATCAGGATCAAGAGACTGTGTTGAACACTATAGGCCCATCTCCAAATTGTGTCTACTAGCTAAAAtattcgaacgagtcatataTAATCAACTATATGAAAGCATTAAATCTGATTTGAGCCCAACTCAACACGGGTTTCTTAAGAGAAGATCTACAGTTTCTAATTTGATACTCCTTGACGACTTCGTCTCTGATAACATGAACAATGGCAATCAGGTCGACACTATCTACACAGACTATAGTAAGGCCTTCGATAGGATAGATCACAGACTGCTCTTAATGAAATTGTGTGATTTGGGTATTCGAGGTGATCTCTTTCGTTGGTTCACGTCATATGTACGTAATAGAACTCAGGCCGTGGTGCTAAATGGCTACACATCTGCTTGGCGTAACATTCCATCCGGAGTTCCCCAAGGATCTCTGCTAGGGCCCTTACTTTTTGTTATATTCATTAGAGATATTGACAACTGTTTTCATCACTCCCATCACTTGCTATTCGCAGACGACATGAAGCTTTTCAGAGTGGTGAATGATGAGTTAGATGCCTCACTTCTCCAAGAAGACTTAAATAGGCTTGATTCTTACTGTGAGCGTAACAAATTGGAATTGAATGTTTCCAAGTGTTACTCTCTCACTTTTACAAGGAAACGTTCCccatttaaatcaaattacaCGATAAAAAATCACGCTCTATCCCGTGTGTACCACATTCGTGATTTGGGTGTGATTCAAGATAGTAAGCTGTTATTCGATAAGCATATAGAATCTATAGTTAACAAAGCATCCAAAGCTTTAGGCTTCATTATGCGATCtactaaacaatttaaaagtaTGAAGACAGTAAAACTGCTATACTGTTCATATGTACGGAGCAATCTAGAATGCGCTTGTCAGGTATGGAACCCTTGTTACGACATTCACTCGGATAGGATTGAAAAAATTCAGAGGAAATTTACACGATACCTTAAATTTAAGTTTCGTATTCCAAACAGTATGGATTATAATCTGAGATGCATTAAATTCCATCTATTGCCACTTCACCTGCGTAGGACCGTGTCGGATATAATTTACCTCATAAAGCTTGTTAGAGGAATAAGCGACTGTCCTGATCTACTctctaaaattaatatttatgcaCCTGCGCGATCATTTAGAATGAATAAACTTTTCTTTGTGCCAATCGTTCACACTAATTACAGAAGAAACTCCTATATACTAAGAGCGtgtagtacatttaacaggCTGTGCAGCGAAATCGATCTTGACATCTTCAGTAGTAGCATTGAATCATTTAAAACTCATTTTATTCGGACTTTTGTAGCATCAACTCAACAACTTggctaaattaattaattaattaatcatatCTACTCAAGTGGTTCTTattgttcttttgtttttttttttatctagatgtgttagactaaaatatttaataacttaagtgcgcttttttaatatgttactaagtaggtacttctgtACATTTATCTGTGAAAGCTTGTCATTAGCTTTAAGATACCTGTTTTCatgtattaattatttgtgtAACATGCTGTTAGCTttcctaataaaataaaataaaataaataaaataaacaactaATAATATGCAGTAATTAGCAGTAAAGGTACCTcttctaaaaaaatacatccaaATCTTATTGTATGAGACACTCGTACATTCAAATCTCACTCTTACGACGTATGAAATAAAGAACGTCGCGAAGTCCAAATCTAACTAAAGAGGAACAACCTCGTTCATATTGCCAAATTATCTCCGAATTAGTGACGCTCAGTAACTTCCTCAATGTATCTTTCATCTTTACTTGAAATATCTCAATTTACTCGTCACACAATAGACGCTAATTTTTATTAGCATCGGCAATATGAAACTcactaaattacctacattcagAGCTTCCAGAGAAATTCTTGAATAACATCTTTATTAAGAATTCAATCATTAATTACAAGTACAAGTCCTAAAAGACCGTTTCAGTAAATCATCTGACAAGACGCTAGCAGAattgtatttttgataaatgagtttttttttgtttgaaattGAAGGGTACAgattaaaatatcaaaattggAAATTCCGATATTCATTTGCCCTTCTAAAACATTTCGAGTCGGTATTTTTGAAATACAAGGCCAAGaaattaattttgacaataTTCGGCAAAGAAGGTATCaaacaactaaaaataatgtacataTTTCAGTAaacttacctaaatattaaaacaaagaaaattaaTAGGATGTTTCGTAAAATAAAGctaaaatttaattcttttttttttttgtgctaTTTAACTGGTTGAATCCCGTGAAATAAGGcacaataaaaatgtattgtcTCTCGCGCGATATCGGTGGAGCTTACAGGTTAATAGAATATGATAATATATgttggtaagtaagtacctagcaAGGAAGTTTTTTAGAAGTGTAGAACTAGAACGAACTAGTGTGTAATATCACCAGATCAGCAATGAGTGGGCTTCATTTAGTGTCAATATAAACAATTAGAACATGATATAACGACACAACCCGAATAACTTCATCAAACCTtggaaataaaaatttataaactaaaataaaaacgcCACGCCTTCCGGTCGTCAGATCAAAACAATTTCATAAAGAAATCTGTCGAAATACTAATCAACCTGTCACCTTTATTTCCGTCTAAACTCAATTTCCCGCAATAAAAAAACCCTTTGATCTGTAATACTTATAAATCAGAGGGTAAATTTCGGATGTATACTGTTACCCTCAGATGAATAGGGCTCTCAGttctcaaaataaaatatgatcgGTTGTATTTGACGCACAGAGGGTAAATAGGATTTCTTTGTCGGATTACGCTCCTTTCTTTAACATCACTTGAAACGGGAAAATACATATGATATTGTGGTTCAGAAAACATCACATAAGGAAGAATTCCTCCCACCTTCTACTAATGTACAGTCAGgtgcagaaaaacctgaccccctgcATTTCAAATAGAAATTCAAACTACGCAAAGCCAATTTGTCGGTGTGACGTATGTTGCGGTAGTGCTCGTGTCTATAGACAGACACAGAACTATTTTACTATTCTCCTATTTATATCCATCATTTAGATTTTAGATATCCATCATTTACACAAACTAACGAATTCAtagaacaataatattatgaaatacaaaatttaaattattttcgttTTTCATCTGGgctcgaacccgcggcccaaTTATTCGCAAACCAACCATTTGCCCGCTACGCCACGAAGCTTATTTAACACGTTTGCAAAATAGTGAATATGTTGCGGTTCATTAGCAAAAGTATAGTCTATGTAGTGAATAGTGATAATTGTTtacaatatgaaatattataagcgCAGAgggtattttgaatttatttctcaTTTGAAATTGTAGACTTGAAGAGAATGTTTTGTTGCATTGAGATGGGTTTTGTTAATTCCATCTGATTGAtctgatttatatttatacctataatataatcaaaattattgatttgtaACGATGACAAACGAATTTATTAACAAGGTCATCATTATTAATTGAGTTAAGTGCCAGGACAACATTGGGTTCGTATTTtctctttataattttattggttactttatatattattggctttcatttattttacttatagattatcataatatactttttacgctatagtaataatgtcacaattattatattcattaaggcatgatcaaattattgtttttaaaggtTACCGAAGATGGATGTCCTATAATGGGCCCTGAAGAACTGTTATAAAATAGCTAACGCATGACAAGATTTAATTTGAGAATTTTAAGGATGATATTATGGTTGCTGTTTGCATTGCGTGAGAAATATCTTCTACACGATAACAGCACAACTCGCAAAGAAGAAATGGAACATTATAACTATGTTATTATacgtttagtaggtatttaacggGTCCCCAGTTTAAAAatgagtaaaatttatttagtagtaagataattatttgttCATACTGTTAAGATAAttgattacatatttataagtaactacttagtaataaaattgttgcttatttataatttaattgtagaaAACAACAAGAGATGTAAATTGTGAAATTTAGTAACATGTTGGTTCTCATTGTTGTAATTCTAcaatttttgaatttgtttacttttgttcataattattctgcatacagactaataatatttacttgtttagtgaaataaagttctttttcttatatattatgtttttattttaattcctgttcatattgataaagatagtctaaaataacctatctataatgattaacaaagtaaaacataaaaataaattttaatagtcACACCTCCCAGAGATTTGAACTTTGAACCTCCATATTGAAAGCCGAATACCTTAACGATTACACCACACCGTCAAGTAGTTAAACTGGTGAAAAATGCAATCACTTCGTATCACACTGAGCTGGCTTGCAATAGTTAAAAGTGAACAACACAGGTTTTAACATTCTGGCATGAACTTTATGAAGCTAGTTccaatatttgatttaagatggcgcttaaattaataaaagtcgATATTTAGCGCCATATTTTAACACACATACAGAAGTCTTAGTAACGAAACAAGGTGTATGTAGTTCAAGGTTATTTTACATAGGTGGCGCCTATGTGGGAGGGTTGTAGTTATAGCTATATAGGGGATCAGGATTAATTGCACTTGACTGTACTTACTCCCTGGATAATAGACAAAGATGCATAGCTGTATTTTGGTCAGTTTTAGGTAGTTCCAATGTAAAGAATGAGCTATTTATTACTGCTAATACTGTTCCTTATAAGATGGGTAAGATAATGTATGTAATTGTCGATAcatcaatataataatgagAAGCTGTAACGCTTGTTTATGTGGAAAAAGTATGCTTTCACCCtctcaaaatataaattttatccaAACTTTGTCAAAGAAGCTCTTACTCTGCtacatattttacatttcatttgttatttttataacaatagtTAAAGGTGAAGAAAGGAAACATCTGAACATTTTTCCTTCATCGTAAGAGTATGTGGTATAATTGAACATAAATTGCTTATTTCTAAATAATTCATACATGGAGGGAATCGAACCCACGGTATGAAGAATGAGAGCCGAgaccttatccattacgccaccacgactctaatacataatataattctaatatttttatgtccatACGGACGTTatgattaattattaacaaaaaatatgacgAGATACGATTTTATTAATCTCCTTTTCTACGATACTGCTAAATCTTCCAGCCACCGCGAATTACCTACTGCttttatcaatattgatgTAAACAATGATGTGTTGATTCTTCTTGTTACTTTCTGTTATGCACCTGGTGCCTTACATATACACGCGCCGCCACGCCATGTCTAATATGGTTTTTTCTGATAATTAAGATCCACAAAACTAATTGAGTACTTACTGTGTGTGTTCTGTTGAACAGCTGAAAATTTACGATAGAGTTAGTGGCTTTCTATGGTAAATAGTGAAATCTTTCAAGAAATAATTGTAACCACGTAACATGTAAGTGCATTTCAAAACAGTCTGGCCGGAGAAGAGTTTTACGGCTTTGGCATGGTATGCAATGTCCACTTTTCATTAACACACGTGAAAGAATACTTTTCTTTGTTATTCGCGTTCCTTTcgatcatcatcataatatatCAATGAATATCACTTTCTTAATAAAAATCTCTAAGCAAAGCTGAAGTTGCGATTGTTATTACGAAAAAACATTTGTAAGAGATATCTCTGTAACTTGTTTTCTCTTTGAAGATGTTTATCATTCTGTATGTAGGTTACGAGTATACTTGTGAcattacataagtaggtacaagaGAACTGCTTAGTGGTACGAAAAATTGAGTTACACTTTACTAAAGTTTTCTGCATAATGTAAACTTTagtggaaaataaatatattttattaatacatttacttttatttattaatcattgCAGTGTTATACATTAGGTACAGAAGAATtcctaaaaaaacatatttttggtttgactGTGGACATTATACTGCTTTACCACGATTATGGGTATGTATAGTTAACACTGAAACacaaaaatacttatctatCCGTCGTGGAGACAGCTAACTATAAACAAAACTGAAAACTACTCAGAGCAAAGTGCTACCACGACCATAACAAGACCCTTTCCTAGTCACAATGATCAAGAAATCTAGCTAGAATTCAAACTAAATGTTTGACTTCTCACAAGAAAAAGTTCTCAACTCCCAACTGACTCTTAACTTCCAACAGCGTTTAATTAAACgttcaaaaataaaactattccTTTACCGCGAAACTTGGACTAGTACAAGTAAATCAATTTACGGAACTGCTAAAGTGAAATGGCCATAGGAAGTAGTTTAGCAAATCCGTCGCCGTTTTCATTCGATTACACGGAAATAATGAGTTTGTAAAATTCTGAGCAGAGAGCATCCCCGGCTTAAGATAGTGGTCTGCCAAGAGAATCTTGGCACCCGGCGGCCGCACCGCAGGGTGGTGGGCACCGCGGCGACGCCACTTATCATATAGggacttaattaaaaataatatcaaaattacaattgaaaaaaagaaaaaatgttcATCCTAAAGCTAAAACTTAAAAGAGTTTTTGAAGGGCATTAAAAATTTTGGAGCTTATGTGATATTACGCGCTGCTCTAGTGAGCACTCTTGGGAGCAAAAACACATTAACtatctatacataatattatcataatgAACGCTTTTCAAatttcaataattaataatttttcgACAGTGTGAGTATGGTATCCCGACGACCAACTGCGGCCATACCGTATAACTGCCATGTGTGGAAGACCAtttaccaaaaatatatgctTTATTGCCATTTAATGGTTGATTGATTATTGCCATGCCCTCAGAGATGCATCCTGAAACAACAACTCTGATGTCAGAATCGTATTTATTCCGTATGTATTGTGCACAGTGGTATAAATCTATAAAAGGTACACTTTAACCTATGAAAGGTGTAGCCACATTACACCCTACTGTATCGTGCGTGGAGTCTCTGCGGTACCCCTCGCGAGTGACAGGGCTGCGGAAAATTCTCAATTAAAAGAGTACACTTGCGCACGCCCATTCACTCAGCGCCCGCAATTTTCTACAAACAATAGATTGGTTAGCGGGCGAAGATACTTTTACGCTTACGGCGAAATATGCTTGCTCTGAAATGTAAAGTGCGCAGTGGTCCTTAGGTTTGAATAATTTTAGTATGAACAATACTTGTTCTATTGATTGAAAGCGTTAATGTCCTCTCCTCCCAACCTAACAAGAGCTCGCatttgtatattgttagttttattttaatgttcttctccttttttactaactttataatttacaataaagtgtttataaataaataaaaatacttgacGATGTGCTCtggactgtaatccccgaaggggtagtcagaggtgccTCGTTGCGAACCTccagatttttcatttttgtaTCATTATCGCGAGCTgaatcgccgtttttgaatgaagACTATGCACTTAGGGTACCTAGAATCTATATTTACCTACAGTCATGTTTTCTCTTGATGTTTACTATAACTATGTATTACAATTGTACTTACTGGTTGTTACATAcaaggatttgaacccacggcctcccAATTGTCCGCCGAGATTGAATCCGCTACGCTACCACGATACTCTTATTTCCTTTCAAATGATAGATTTACCTAAAACAGTAACGCGTCTACTACGATATACTACATATTTAGGCCATAAACTATTTTACTTTAGGCAAGCCCCGGGCTGAGGCCACTTATCCAGGTCAATTACATTAGTAATTATACGAGCACACGTCCTAATTAGTGATTAAATTCAGCCGCCGCTGAACCGCCTGATACGTAGTCTGCATCCCAATGAAACCGACGGATTTTAAGCTAATTATCTCTAAGAATACTTTTGTTAGGTTAAAATTACACTGACACTCTCACAGAGAATATAATGGAATGGTGTGGGGTCTATAATTTATGCATTTAAGCCAttgttcatcatcattagtTTTCTATCACCTTTACAAAAGTATACATCCTGTTTTGCGtgatttttatataaaatatgtaataaggCCGTATATTTTAAGCCTTGCAAAGGCCTATTATCTCaatgcattttattttattttattaacgtGTATATTAAAGATGAGCTTTATTCAATAGTGAACCAACGAACAAGGCATTGCTGTTTGAATTTCATCGAAGCCCTCTGGGATTAGCCCCTCTAACAAGTGAGTTTCCCGTGCAGTATTATATTACCTGTGCTCTCTTGCTAACCTCTATTagatttataaagaaaatattggGAAATATTGCTTTTCCGATCGACTGTAGGGCGTATAGCAGTTGGATAATGTACGCTACgaaaagttttaaaacaaacaaataataaaatttatagcatttagaaatatgtaggt harbors:
- the LOC125490219 gene encoding uncharacterized protein LOC125490219, encoding MPVCGSCEEDVTDAILCTVCDKHYDFGCAGITEAKYRRLGERKKKEWSCHTCNFNAPTTDAPLPSTSSTSTPPTLEMVMQRLDSLSLQLAPLKSLEVIKSDISKLKTSTNNIAKRIDSLEARVTKVEDTQPETGLLNNKILQLESALELKDQWLRANNCEIKGIPQKHGENLFDFLFKVGQTISYPVSKEKINFIARVPARDGGKTSVKPIIVSFTNRYDKENFVAAGRAMKGLNLSSIGLQGSNTIYINDHLTAQQKQLLGSAKSLAKEKDFQFIWVSHGKILARRNPASPVIQIKTQNDLTKIN